The following are from one region of the Salvia splendens isolate huo1 chromosome 2, SspV2, whole genome shotgun sequence genome:
- the LOC121792851 gene encoding VQ motif-containing protein 9-like → MEKGGFIGDDSASSASYSNSGSSSSASNRDAYLNHVSRNSHKIAKPIRKPLPPPPAAALPPPSASAVSILDPNSTQSQQPPVYNINKNDFRDVVQKLTGSPAHERLPAPAAPAAPQPRPPSSRLQRIRPPPLAQIVNRPQISGVQQPLTPLPPLPSVHPAAESPISAYMRFFHSSASASASSSNWPSAHRPEALIPQSESPVSAYMRFLQSSYISSTAPPQQSALPPPQQPNFAASFSSMPPFPSLPLSPLPFGCIPSPKSPYGTLFSPTAQLGVQQLPLSPTLPLSKGM, encoded by the coding sequence ATGGAAAAAGGAGGATTTATCGGCGACGATTCAGCTTCTTCCGCATCTTACAGTAACAGTGGAAGCAGCAGCTCAGCCAGCAACAGAGATGCCTATCTCAACCATGTAAGCAGAAATTCCCACAAAATTGCTAAACCTATCCGGAAACCCCTCCCTCCGCCTCCCGCGGCGGCGCTACCGCCGCCTTCCGCCTCCGCAGTTTCGATTCTGGACCCTAATTCGACCCAATCGCAGCAGCCGCCGGTCTACAACATCAACAAAAACGATTTCCGAGACGTCGTTCAGAAGCTCACCGGCTCGCCGGCGCACGAGCGGTTACCGGCGCCGGCTGCACCGGCGGCGCCGCAGCCAAGGCCGCCGAGCTCGCGCCTGCAGAGGATTCGCCCCCCTCCCCTCGCTCAAATCGTCAATCGCCCCCAAATTAGCGGCGTCCAGCAGCCGTTGACGCCTCTGCCGCCGCTGCCGTCCGTTCACCCGGCGGCGGAGTCCCCGATTTCCGCCTACATGCGGTTTTTCCATAGCTCGGCTTCAGCTTCAGCTTCTTCGTCTAATTGGCCTTCTGCTCATCGGCCTGAAGCCCTAATTCCCCAATCCGAGTCGCCGGTCTCTGCATACATGCGTTTTTTGCAGAGCTCATACATTTCCTCTACCGCTCCGCCGCAGCAATCGGCGCTTCCACCACCGCAGCAGCCGAATTTCGCGGCGTCTTTTTCTTCCATGCCTCCGTTTCCTTCACTGCCTTTGTCGCCGCTGCCATTTGGGTGCATTCCTTCGCCGAAGTCTCCATACGGAACCCTGTTTTCGCCGACTGCCCAATTGGGAGTGCAGCAGCTGCCATTATCACCGACTCTGCCCCTGTCCAAGGGGATGTGA
- the LOC121792846 gene encoding uncharacterized protein LOC121792846 isoform X1 yields MVRGEWGVGGRCSYKRATLIVCCINVVVAFHVIRSLYASLYTYPLADSHTTVKYTLDQIRRMEESNGIRRAARPTELIELVMQLEETITREERVELPKHLRQRLVDEIHSRLRSSDAAGNATRQNEAVRTWHREKLEEAQRISGGETINSTILQEEADILVRALSSGWVEFTEGIGLWIPISVTNMEHDDKPDGEDEFDKEMLPGRQLPPECHAELHTDYGGAAVRWGLTHHKESAYDCCMACLDHAKRAKPGQRKCNIWVYCPSETGCFSPDVYNHKYRECWLKYSETPQSNFKDRYSEAYRDAHPRAPLVVLWVSGVVG; encoded by the exons atggtGAGAGGAGAGTGGGGTGTGGGTGGGAGGTGTTCTTACAAAAGGGCCACTCTCATAGTGTGTTGCATCAATGTTGTAGTTGCTTTCCATGTCATTCGCTCTCTTTATGCTTCTCTCTACACTTACCCTCTTGCTGACTCTCACACCA CGGTTAAGTACACCTTAGATCAGATTAGGAGAATGGAAGAGTCGAATGGAATACGAAGAGCAGCACGACCTACTGAGCTTATTGAGCTG GTGATGCAGCTCGAAGAAACGATTACGAGGGAAGAAAGGGTGGAGCTGCCAAAGCATTTGAGGCAACGGCTAGTAGATGAGATCCATAGTAGGTTAAGAAGCTCGGATGCTGCTGGTAATGCAACACGCCAAAATG AAGCAGTTAGAACCTGGCATCGCGAAAAGCTGGAAGAAGCACAAAGAATTAGTGGTGGGGAAACAATAAATTCGACAATCTTGCAAGAGGAAGCTG ATATTCTTGTAAGAGCCTTGAGTTCTGGTTGGGTTGAGTTTACGGAGGGGATTGGTCTCtggatcccgatttcagtaacGAACATGGAACACGACGACAAACCTGATGGGGAAGACGAATTTG ATAAAGAGATGTTGCCAGGGAGACAACTACCTCCCGAATGCCACGCTGAACTTCACACCGATTATGGTGGTGCCGCCGTGAGATGGGGCCTCACCCACCATAAGGAGTCCGCCTACGACTGTTGCATGGCGTGTTTGGACCACGCGAAACGAGCCAAACCCGGGCAGAGGAAATGCAACATATGGGTTTATTGCCCGTCCGAGACCGGATGCTTCTCTCCCGATGTCTATAACCACAAATATCGAGAATGCTGGCTCAAATAT TCGGAGACACCACAGTCGAACTTCAAGGACCGATATTCTGAAGCTTATCGAGATGCGCACCCACGAGCACCGCTGGTTGTGCTGTGGGTGTCGGGAGTGGTCGGCTGA
- the LOC121779917 gene encoding 14-3-3-like protein gives MAPREENVYMAKLAEQAERYEEMVEYMEKVSASLEDKEELSVEERNLLSVAYKNVIGARRASWRIISSIEQKEESRGNEDHVSTIKDYRSKIEAELSKICEGILKLLDDRLIPSAGNGDSKVF, from the coding sequence ATGGCGCCGCGCGAGGAGAATGTCTACATGGCCAAGCTGGCCGAGCAGGCAGAGCGCTACGAGGAGATGGTGGAGTACATGGAGAAGGTCTCCGCCTCCCTCGAGGACAAGGAGGAGCTCTCCGTCGAGGAGCGCAACCTCCTCTCCGTCGCCTATAAGAACGTCATCGGCGCTCGCCGCGCCTCCTGGCGGATCATCTCCTCCATCGAGCAGAAGGAGGAGTCCCGAGGCAATGAGGACCACGTCTCCACCATCAAGGACTACAGATCTAAGATCGAGGCCGAGCTCTCCAAAATCTGTGAGGGAATCCTCAAGCTGCTCGACGATCGCCTCATTCCGTCCGCCGGAAACGGCGATTCGAAGGTTTTCTAA
- the LOC121792844 gene encoding uncharacterized protein LOC121792844: MWGLGGSHYWGRKESGKVEGIVVVFAWMSCQEKHLKNYVDMYSSRGWNSIVCQPQFLNLFFPDKAASLAQEIVNELIQELKIRPCPIIFASFSGGPKACMYKVLQIIEGKWEEQINQDECRLVRDSISGYIFDSCPVDFVSDMGNRFFHHQTGLTISRPPLIASWITSGISSTLDTLFLSRFESQRAEYWQTLYSTVSFRAPYLILCSEDDELAPFQIIFNFATRLKNLGADVKLVKWNKSSHVGHFRHHPEEYSASVTELLTKASITYSQRIRQLEGEKMGMEGGHDEISYPFNGLRKTATMSRDSLHRVNLDLNDYFHVPSSVEYHEDRAVGSIPDESKGRYIPLSSPPKISAHGVLGEFLFDACVPKNVEDWDLRFSPSMRSAAFASGRRSSAFNPIKCILRSRL; the protein is encoded by the exons ATGTGGGGATTAGGTGGGAGTCATTATTGGGGAAGAAAGGAGAGTGGAAAAGTGGAAGGAATAGTTGTGGTATTTGCATGGATGTCCTGTCAGGAGAAGCATTTGAAGAATTATGTTGATATGTACTCCTCTCGTGGATGGAATTCCATTGTTTGCCAACCTCAGTTCCTCAATTT ATTCTTTCCAGATAAGGCTGCATCGTTGGCTCAGGAAATAGTTAATGAGCTCATTCAG GAATTAAAAATAAGGCCATGCCCCATCATATTTGCATCTTTTTCTGGTGGTCCAAAAGCTTGTATGTACAAGGTTCTTCAG ATAATTGAAGGGAAATGGGAAGAGCAAATCAATCAG GATGAATGTCGGCTTGTTAGAGACTCGATTTCTGGTTACATATTTGATTCTTGTCCGGTGGATTTCGTAAGTGACATGGGGAATCGTTTTTTTCACCATCAAACTGGTCTTACAATTTCACGCCCTCCACTCATAGCGTCATGGATAACAAGTGGTATCTCCTCCACCCTGGACACACTCTTTCTAAGCAGATTCGAATCACAGCGTGCTGAATATTGGCAGACTCTATACTCCACAGTT AGTTTTCGCGCTCCGTATCTCATATTATGCTCCGAGGATGACGAGCTTGCTCCGTTTCAAATAATCTTCAATTTCGCTACTAGGCTGAAAAACCTTGGAGCTGATGTTAAATTGGTTAAATGGAATAAGTCATCCCATGTTG GTCATTTTCGACATCATCCAGAAGAATACAGCGCATCCGTAACTGAGCTACTAACCAAAGCTTCAATAACCTATTCCCAACGAATAAGGCAACTTGAAGGTGAGAAAATGGGCATGGAAGGTGGACATGACGAAATTTCTTATCCATTTAACGGCCTAAGGAAAACAGCCACAATGTCAAGAGACAGCCTCCACAGAGTTAACCTCGACTTGAATGATTATTTTCACGTGCCAAGCTCTGTAGAGTATCATGAGGACAGGGCTGTCGGGTCTATCCCGGATGAATCCAAAGGACGTTACATACCTCTGTCGAGCCCTCCAAAGATCAGCGCCCATGGCGTTTTAGGTGAGTTCCTCTTCGACGCTTGTGTTCCAAAGAATGTTGAAGACTGGGATCTGAGATTTTCACCCTCCATGAGAAGTGCTGCATTTGCTTCTGGGCGGAGGTCTTCTGCTTTCAATCCTATAAAGTGCATCCTTCGCTCTAGATTATGA
- the LOC121792852 gene encoding 14-3-3-like protein C, whose amino-acid sequence MKGDYHRYLAEFKTADERKDAAESTLNAYKAAQDIANTELAPTHPIRLGLALNFSVFYYEILNSPDRACNLAKQAFDEAIAELDTLGEESYKDSTLIMQLLRDNLTLWTSDMQDDGADDIKEAPKPEEAAAPQ is encoded by the exons ATGAAAGGCGATTACCATAGATATCTGGCTGAGTTTAAGACTGCTGATGAGAGGAAAGACGCTGCTGAGAGCACTCTCAACGCTTACAAGGCTGCTCAG GACATTGCTAACACAGAGCTTGCTCCTACACATCCAATTCGATTGGGATTGGCACTGAACTTCTCTGTTTTCTACTATGAGATCTTGAACTCTCCTGACCGTGCTTGTAACCTTGCCAAACAG GCATTTGACGAGGCCATTGCTGAGTTGGATACCCTTGGCGAGGAGTCCTACAAAGATAGCACTTTGATCATGCAACTTCTTCGAGACAACCTCACCTTGTGGACCTCTGACATGCAG GATGATGGAGCCGATGATATTAAGGAAGCTCCTAAACCTGAGGAAGCAGCAGCTCCACAATGA
- the LOC121792847 gene encoding diphthamide biosynthesis protein 4-like, translating to MTRSHNLCIRSHYETIGVKEDATQEEIRKTYRSAIIAFHPDKLVGSLGDEFIELQRAWRVLCDPGLRALYDHELRTLRQEALAAEDVRLGDMVVVEDEEEEEDEDEDGDSFELSYQCRCGDFFSIMSCELDEMGFRVQRIGGDVSLHSPSSSSLPASIVLPCGSCSLKLRLVID from the coding sequence ATGACAAGGAGCCACAACTTGTGCATCAGATCCCACTATGAGACCATTGGTGTGAAGGAAGATGCAACCCAAGAAGAAATCCGCAAAACTTATCGATCTGCCATTATCGCTTTCCATCCAGATAAACTCGTGGGTTCCCTAGGGGATGAGTTTATTGAGTTGCAGAGGGCGTGGAGAGTGCTCTGTGATCCAGGGTTACGGGCCCTCTACGACCATGAATTGAGAACGTTGAGACAGGAAGCTCTAGCTGCAGAAGACGTGCGCTTAGGAGATATGGTGGTTGTCGAagacgaggaagaagaagaagatgaagatgaagatggagACAGCTTCGAACTGTCATATCAATGCAGGTGTGGTGATTTCTTCTCTATTATGTCTTGTGAATTGGATGAAATGGGATTTCGGGTTCAAAGAATTGGAGGTGATGTTTCGCTGCATTCCCCTTCGTCTTCGTCTTTGCCAGCATCGATTGTTCTTCCGTGTGGATCGTGCTCTCTGAAACTGCGTCTAGTCATTGATTGA
- the LOC121766646 gene encoding protein PHOSPHATE-INDUCED 1-like gives MASSTIFKLFAVISLLNVCIASRATPKSLVEDVQTQLLKYHKGALLQGRISVNLIWYGKFTPSQRAIVADFITSLSPSSPSQSQPSVAAWWKTTEKYYHLASATKPSLFLYLNKQILDDSYSIGKSLSQNQLVDLASKGEQMNAINVVLTASDVAVDGFCQNRCGTHGSKSVAVKGKNKKFAYIWVGNSATQCAGYCAWPFHQPIYGPQTSPLIAPNNDVGVDGMVINLAALLAGTATNPFGNGFYQGTADAPLEAATACPGVYAKGAYPGYAGDLLVEKTSGASYNAHGANGRKYVLPAIYDPSTSKCSTLV, from the coding sequence ATGGCGTCTTCCACCATTTTCAAATTGTTTGCTGTTATCTCTCTCTTGAATGTCTGCATTGCATCAAGAGCAACCCCCAAATCTCTAGTTGAAGATGTTCAAACTCAGCTGCTGAAATACCACAAAGGCGCTCTTCTCCAAGGCAGAATCTCCGTTAACCTAATCTGGTACGGCAAATTCACGCCTTCTCAGCGCGCAATCGTCGCCGATTTCATCACCTCCCTCTCTCCTTCCTCTCCGTCGCAATCGCAGCCCTCCGTCGCGGCGTGGTGGAAGACCACAGAGAAATATTACCATCTCGCTTCAGCGACAAAACCGTCACTTTTTCTCTACCTCAACAAGCAAATCCTCGACGATTCCTACTCGATCGGAAAATCTCTCTCTCAGAACCAGCTCGTAGATCTGGCGTCCAAAGGCGAGCAGATGAACGCGATCAACGTCGTGCTAACGGCGTCCGACGTTGCCGTCGACGGTTTCTGCCAAAACCGCTGCGGTACTCACGGATCGAAATCGGTCGCCGTGAAGGGGAAAAATAAGAAATTCGCCTACATTTGGGTGGGGAACTCGGCGACTCAGTGCGCCGGCTACTGCGCGTGGCCGTTCCACCAGCCGATCTACGGTCCGCAGACCTCTCCATTGATTGCTCCGAACAACGACGTCGGCGTCGACGGAATGGTGATCAATTTGGCTGCACTTTTGGCCGGAACCGCGACGAATCCTTTCGGAAACGGATTCTATCAAGGAACTGCCGATGCGCCGTTGGAAGCCGCGACGGCGTGCCCTGGGGTGTACGCTAAGGGAGCGTACCCTGGATATGCTGGAGATTTGCTGGTGGAGAAGACGAGTGGTGCAAGCTATAATGCGCATGGTGCTAACGGCAGGAAATATGTGCTTCCTGCGATTTATGATCCTTCCACCTCCAAATGCTCCACTTTGGTTTAA
- the LOC121792846 gene encoding uncharacterized protein LOC121792846 isoform X2, translated as MVRGEWGVGGRCSYKRATLIVCCINVVVAFHVIRSLYASLYTYPLADSHTTVKYTLDQIRRMEESNGIRRAARPTELIELLEETITREERVELPKHLRQRLVDEIHSRLRSSDAAGNATRQNEAVRTWHREKLEEAQRISGGETINSTILQEEADILVRALSSGWVEFTEGIGLWIPISVTNMEHDDKPDGEDEFDKEMLPGRQLPPECHAELHTDYGGAAVRWGLTHHKESAYDCCMACLDHAKRAKPGQRKCNIWVYCPSETGCFSPDVYNHKYRECWLKYSETPQSNFKDRYSEAYRDAHPRAPLVVLWVSGVVG; from the exons atggtGAGAGGAGAGTGGGGTGTGGGTGGGAGGTGTTCTTACAAAAGGGCCACTCTCATAGTGTGTTGCATCAATGTTGTAGTTGCTTTCCATGTCATTCGCTCTCTTTATGCTTCTCTCTACACTTACCCTCTTGCTGACTCTCACACCA CGGTTAAGTACACCTTAGATCAGATTAGGAGAATGGAAGAGTCGAATGGAATACGAAGAGCAGCACGACCTACTGAGCTTATTGAGCTG CTCGAAGAAACGATTACGAGGGAAGAAAGGGTGGAGCTGCCAAAGCATTTGAGGCAACGGCTAGTAGATGAGATCCATAGTAGGTTAAGAAGCTCGGATGCTGCTGGTAATGCAACACGCCAAAATG AAGCAGTTAGAACCTGGCATCGCGAAAAGCTGGAAGAAGCACAAAGAATTAGTGGTGGGGAAACAATAAATTCGACAATCTTGCAAGAGGAAGCTG ATATTCTTGTAAGAGCCTTGAGTTCTGGTTGGGTTGAGTTTACGGAGGGGATTGGTCTCtggatcccgatttcagtaacGAACATGGAACACGACGACAAACCTGATGGGGAAGACGAATTTG ATAAAGAGATGTTGCCAGGGAGACAACTACCTCCCGAATGCCACGCTGAACTTCACACCGATTATGGTGGTGCCGCCGTGAGATGGGGCCTCACCCACCATAAGGAGTCCGCCTACGACTGTTGCATGGCGTGTTTGGACCACGCGAAACGAGCCAAACCCGGGCAGAGGAAATGCAACATATGGGTTTATTGCCCGTCCGAGACCGGATGCTTCTCTCCCGATGTCTATAACCACAAATATCGAGAATGCTGGCTCAAATAT TCGGAGACACCACAGTCGAACTTCAAGGACCGATATTCTGAAGCTTATCGAGATGCGCACCCACGAGCACCGCTGGTTGTGCTGTGGGTGTCGGGAGTGGTCGGCTGA
- the LOC121792848 gene encoding probable carboxylesterase 2: MWTKTQNIYQHLPTKKGVEKTQGRIHIHSINYIYLSIYLSIYLSTHIQKTTTTLSLSLMADTETELEFEFLPYIKAYKNGHVERLKGTDVIPAGVDPDTGVSSKDVTDIVPETEVYVRIYLPKLNSTNEKLHILVYYHGGAFLVHTPSTPLYHNFLNALVHESRVIAVSVHYRRAPEYHLPVAYEDSWAALHWVASHCNGDGPELMLNHHADFQRVFLAGDSAGGNIVHNLAMAAGHPNGGLNVGIRGAVLIDPYFWGSDPIGSEGLDVEKKAYVDQLWNVVCPSCPIDDPWINPVATGGVSLAGLGCWRVLVTVADKDILKDRGWLYFQALARSGWLGAVEIHETQGEDHCFHLDELEGEKAKQRLKKIAEFFKMDLPPMAFQ, from the coding sequence ATGTGGACCAAAACACAAAACATCTATCAACATTTGCCCACAAAAAAAGGTGTAGAGAAAACACAAGGAAGAATTCATATCCACTCCATCAActatatctatctatctatttatctatctatctatctatcaaCACACATACAAAAAACCAcaactactctctctctctctctcatggcTGACACGGAGACCGAGCTCGAGTTCGAGTTTCTCCCATACATCAAAGCCTACAAAAACGGCCATGTCGAGAGGTTGAAAGGCACAGACGTCATTCCTGCAGGTGTTGATCCAGACACCGGCGTTTCATCGAAAGATGTCACAGACATTGTCCCAGAAACAGAAGTCTATGTAAGAATCTATCTCCCAAAACTCAACAGCACCAATGAGAAACTGCATATTCTAGTATACTACCATGGAGGTGCATTTCTTGTGCACACCCCCTCCACTCCACTCTACCACAATTTCCTAAACGCCCTTGTGCATGAGTCCCGAGTCATCGCGGTCTCTGTTCACTACAGAAGGGCTCCCGAGTATCATCTCCCGGTAGCATACGAAGATTCATGGGCTGCACTACACTGGGTGGCTTCCCACTGCAACGGTGATGGCCCCGAGCTCATGCTGAACCACCATGCCGACTTCCAGCGCGTCTTTCTTGCCGGTGACAGCGCTGGAGGGAACATAGTTCATAACCTTGCTATGGCTGCAGGTCACCCAAATGGAGGGCTTAATGTGGGAATTCGGGGGGCTGTGCTGATCGACCCATATTTTTGGGGTTCGGATCCTATCGGGTCGGAGGGGTTGGACGTGGAAAAGAAGGCATACGTGGACCAGCTGTGGAATGTGGTTTGCCCATCGTGCCCAATAGACGACCCATGGATCAACCCGGTGGCAACGGGCGGGGTGAGCTTGGCTGGGCTTGGATGCTGGAGGGTGCTGGTTACTGTGGCTGATAAGGATATTTTGAAGGATAGAGGGTGGCTTTACTTTCAAGCGTTGGCTCGGAGCGGGTGGTTGGGTGCGGTCGAGATCCACGAAACACAAGGCGAGGATCATTGCTTTCATCTGGATGAGTTGGAAGGTGAAAAGGCCAAACAAAGATTGAAAAAAATTGCTGAATTCTTCAAGATGGATTTGCCTCCTATGGCTTTTCAATGA
- the LOC121766657 gene encoding protein PHOSPHATE-INDUCED 1-like, whose product MASSTIFKLLAIFSLFNVCIASRATPNSLVEDVQTQLLKYHKGALLQGRISVNLIWYGKFTPSQRAIVADFITSLSPSSPSQSQPSVAAWWKTTEKYYHLASSKKPSLSLYLNKQILDDSYSIGKSLTQKQLVDLASKGEKMNAINVVLTASDVAVDGFCQNRCGTHGSKSVAVNGKNQKFAYIWVGNSATQCAGYCAWPFHQPIYGPQTSPLIAPNNDVGVDGMVINLATLLAGTATNPFGNGFYQGTADAPLEAATACPGVYAKGAYPGYAGDLLVEKTSGASYNAHGANGRKYVLPAIYDPSTSKCSTLV is encoded by the coding sequence ATGGCTTCTTCCACCATTTTCAAATTGCTAgctatattttctctcttcaatgTCTGCATCGCATCAAGAGCAACCCCCAATTCTCTAGTCGAAGATGTTCAAACTCAGCTGCTGAAATACCACAAAGGCGCTCTCCTCCAAGGCAGGATCTCCGTTAACCTAATTTGGTACGGCAAATTCACCCCTTCCCAGCGCGCAATCGTCGCCGATTTCATCACCTCCCTCTCCCCTTCCTCGCCGTCGCAATCGCAGCCCTCCGTCGCGGCGTGGTGGAAAACCACCGAAAAGTATTACCATCTCGCTTCATCGAAAAAGCcgtcactctctctctacctcaACAAGCAAATCCTCGACGATTCCTACTCGATCGGAAAATCTCTCACTCAGAAACAGCTCGTAGATCTGGCGTCCAAAGGCGAGAAGATGAACGCGATCAACGTCGTGCTAACAGCGTCAGACGTCGCCGTCGACGGTTTCTGCCAAAACCGCTGCGGAACTCACGGATCCAAATCGGTCGCCGTGAACGGGAAAAATCAGAAATTCGCCTACATTTGGGTGGGGAACTCGGCTACTCAGTGCGCCGGCTACTGCGCGTGGCCGTTCCACCAGCCGATCTACGGTCCACAGACCTCTCCATTGATTGCTCCGAACAACGACGTCGGCGTCGACGGAATGGTGATCAATTTGGCTACGCTTTTGGCCGGAACCGCGACGAATCCGTTCGGAAATGGATTCTATCAAGGAACAGCCGATGCGCCGCTGGAAGCTGCGACGGCGTGCCCTGGGGTGTACGCTAAGGGAGCATACCCTGGCTATGCCGGAGATTTGCTGGTGGAGAAGACGAGTGGTGCGAGCTACAATGCGCATGGTGCTAACGGCAGGAAATATGTACTTCCCGCGATCTATGATCCTTCGACTTCCAAATGTTCGACTTtggtttaa
- the LOC121792849 gene encoding 26S proteasome non-ATPase regulatory subunit 14 homolog: protein MAGMERLHRMFAGAGGALGHPPPDSPTLDSSEQVYISSLALLKMLKHGRAGVPMEVMGLMLGEFVDEYTVRVVDVFAMPQSGTGVSVEAVDHVFQTNMLDMLKQTGRPEMVVGWYHSHPGFGCWLSGVDINTQQSFEALNQRAVAVVVDPIQSVKGKVVIDAFRLINPQTMMLGQEPRQTTSNVGHLNKPSIQALIHGLNRHYYSIAINYRKNELEEKMLLNLHKKKWTDGLTLQRFDTHSKTNEQTVQEMLNLAIKYNKAVQEEDELPPEKLAIANVGKQDAKKHLEEHVSNLMSSNIVQTLGTMLDTVVF, encoded by the exons ATGGCGGGCATGGAGAGACTTCACCGAATGTTCGCCGGCGCCGGAGGAGCCCTCGGCCACCCGCCGCCGGACTCCCCGACTCTCGACTCATCCGAACAAGTCTACATTTCGTCTTTAGCTCTTCTCAAAATGCTCAAACACG GTAGAGCGGGGGTGCCGATGGAGGTGATGGGGCTGATGCTGGGGGAATTTGTGGACGAGTACACGGTGCGTGTGGTGGACGTCTTCGCGATGCCGCAGAGTGGAACCGGTGTCAGTGTCGAGGCCGTCGATCACGTTTTCCAGACTAATATGCTTGATATGCTGAAGCAGACCGGCAG ACCTGAGATGGTGGTTGGCTGGTACCACTCACATCCTGGCTTTGGATGTTGGCTTTCGGGTGTTGACATTAACACTCAGCAG AGCTTTGAAGCTCTGAACCAGAGGGCAGTAGCTGTAGTGGTAGATCCAATTCAGAGTGTGAAAGGAAAGGTGGTCATTGATGCCTTCCGCCTCATTAACCCTCAAACAATGATGCTGGGTCAAGAGCCACGACAAACCACATCTAATGTGGGTCACCTCAATAAACCATCTATCCAG GCTTTGATTCATGGGTTGAACAGGCATTATTACTCCATAGCCATAAATTACCGAAAGAATGAACTTGAGGAGAAGATGCTCCTCAATCTTCACAAAAAGAAATGGACTGATGGACTGACCCTCCAGCGGTTTGACACACACTCCAAAACAAATGAGCAGACAGTCCAG GAGATGCTAAATCTAGCGATCAAGTACAATAAAGCGGTCCAGGAGGAGGACGAGCTGCCACCTGAGAAACTAGCAATTGCCAACGTGGGAAAGCAAGACGCCAAGAAGCATCTCGAGGAGCACGTCTCAAACTTGATGTCTTCAAACATAGTTCAAACTTTGGGGACTATGCTGGACACTGTTGTTTTCTAG